In Candidatus Hydrogenedentota bacterium, a single window of DNA contains:
- the gdhA gene encoding NADP-specific glutamate dehydrogenase: MSYADSVFDLVQRRDPGQPEFHQAVKEVLESLGPVLERHAEYEENHILERLVEPERAIVFRVPWLDDKNQPQVNRGFRIEFNSAIGPYKGGLRFHPTVNLGILKFLAFEQIFKNSLTTLPMGGGKGGSDFDPKGKSDAEVMRFCQSFMTELCKYIGPDTDVPAGDIGVGGREIGYLFGQYKRIRNEFTGVLTGKGINWGGSYIRPEATGYGCVYFAQNMLSTRGDSIEGKVCAVSGSGNVAQFTVEKINELGGKCVTLSDSNGTIYDPDGIDEEKLDFVMTLKNYRRGRIREYAEKFTGAKYIDGARPWSVKCDCAFPSATQNEINGEDAATLVKNGCTVVSEGANMPTTPDGVKVFLDAKILYGPGKAANAGGVAVSGLEMAQNSQHTVWTRDEVNRRLQDIMKAIHEQTMQAALEYGKSGNYVAGANIAGFVKVADAMLDQGLV, encoded by the coding sequence ATGTCGTATGCAGATTCCGTTTTTGATCTGGTTCAGCGCCGCGATCCCGGCCAACCCGAGTTTCATCAAGCAGTCAAAGAAGTCCTTGAAAGTCTTGGACCTGTGCTTGAGCGTCACGCGGAGTACGAAGAGAACCACATTCTCGAACGCCTTGTTGAACCCGAACGCGCAATCGTATTTCGTGTGCCGTGGTTGGACGACAAGAACCAGCCCCAGGTAAACCGGGGGTTCCGCATCGAATTCAACAGCGCGATAGGACCCTACAAGGGCGGTCTCCGTTTTCACCCCACGGTGAACCTCGGCATTCTGAAGTTTCTTGCGTTTGAACAAATTTTCAAGAATTCTCTCACCACCCTGCCAATGGGCGGCGGCAAAGGTGGTTCCGATTTCGATCCGAAGGGCAAGTCCGACGCGGAAGTGATGCGCTTTTGCCAATCGTTCATGACTGAACTCTGCAAATACATCGGACCCGATACCGACGTGCCAGCGGGCGACATCGGCGTGGGTGGACGAGAGATTGGCTATCTCTTTGGGCAATACAAGCGCATTCGCAATGAATTCACGGGGGTGTTGACCGGAAAGGGCATCAATTGGGGCGGTTCGTATATTCGCCCGGAAGCAACCGGATATGGCTGCGTCTACTTTGCCCAGAACATGCTCTCGACGCGCGGCGATTCCATCGAAGGCAAAGTCTGCGCCGTTTCCGGCTCGGGGAATGTAGCCCAGTTCACGGTCGAGAAGATCAACGAGCTTGGAGGCAAATGCGTCACGCTTTCCGATTCCAACGGCACGATCTACGATCCCGACGGCATCGACGAGGAGAAACTCGATTTTGTGATGACCCTCAAGAACTACCGTCGCGGCCGCATACGTGAATATGCCGAGAAATTCACCGGCGCGAAGTACATAGACGGCGCGCGTCCCTGGTCCGTCAAATGCGATTGCGCATTTCCGAGCGCGACGCAGAACGAAATCAATGGCGAGGATGCGGCCACTCTGGTGAAGAACGGCTGCACGGTTGTGAGCGAAGGGGCCAACATGCCGACTACGCCCGATGGCGTGAAAGTCTTCCTGGACGCCAAGATTCTTTATGGCCCGGGCAAGGCCGCCAACGCGGGCGGGGTTGCCGTTTCGGGTCTGGAGATGGCCCAGAACTCACAACACACGGTCTGGACGCGCGACGAGGTCAATCGCCGCCTGCAAGACATCATGAAGGCTATCCACGAGCAGACCATGCAGGCCGCACTCGAGTACGGCAAATCGGGTAATTACGTGGCTGGCGCCAATATCGCCGGATTCGTCAAGGTAGCCGACGCCATGCTCGATCAGGGACTGGTGTAA
- a CDS encoding M56 family metallopeptidase, which translates to METVQGFASEWPQYLWSMSWQVAVLAAFVWVVSLLCRRASPSFRYWLWMVVLLRLCLPVHIGVSLGIGDEVRLAAEHTATTVLYEPVIATILQPHPVSSPAASNLTAAAESPHDFPWHTLVAWAWLAPAAGFAMLVLYRRYRVQGLLRACAPVTRPELIALLLECARRLGVRGQIGLVTLPESRGGGPAVIGVWRPTIVLPPSMANTWDIEDLEPILLHELAHVRRNDLLINVLQIVLQTVYFFHPVIWYANARIRHERELACDDLAVLHSGGRQRRYGRSMLRVIEETQVTAPALWVSGAGITERRNSLSGRILRMTEKTYRAHKPLGRLSLAALAVVALLGIAIAGENAVQASAPLEKAKAEMMGRVEDFFLHNFRDVTSRKSLEWGDVTADDKGNSSIRYKYQASIWDKQTKIMNQVFTFDAKGEFVAVKDEKGFPQDVVKQAADTSTKDGLQALVEDFFSKNFRDITARKSIEWGEPTKGDAGNVSIRYKYEATIWDKDKIVQDKVFTFNANGEFVSVEDAQPAK; encoded by the coding sequence ATGGAGACCGTTCAAGGTTTCGCGTCCGAATGGCCACAGTATCTTTGGAGCATGAGCTGGCAAGTCGCGGTACTCGCGGCGTTCGTGTGGGTGGTGTCGTTGCTGTGCCGGCGCGCGAGTCCGAGTTTTCGCTATTGGCTGTGGATGGTCGTGCTGCTGCGTCTGTGCCTGCCCGTGCATATCGGCGTTTCCTTAGGGATCGGCGACGAGGTGCGTTTGGCCGCCGAGCACACGGCGACGACAGTGCTCTACGAGCCCGTTATCGCAACGATTCTGCAGCCGCATCCTGTCAGTTCTCCAGCGGCTTCAAACCTCACCGCCGCTGCCGAATCGCCGCACGATTTCCCGTGGCACACGTTAGTCGCATGGGCATGGTTAGCGCCCGCGGCAGGATTCGCGATGCTCGTGCTGTATCGGCGGTATCGCGTTCAAGGGCTTTTGCGTGCATGCGCTCCCGTTACTCGCCCGGAACTCATCGCGCTTCTGTTGGAATGCGCCCGCAGACTGGGTGTGCGCGGGCAGATAGGACTCGTGACGCTGCCGGAGTCGCGCGGAGGCGGGCCCGCGGTAATCGGCGTGTGGCGTCCCACGATCGTGCTGCCGCCATCGATGGCGAACACGTGGGACATCGAAGACCTTGAACCCATCCTGCTGCACGAACTCGCGCATGTTCGCCGCAACGATTTACTCATCAATGTTCTTCAAATCGTTCTTCAAACGGTCTACTTCTTTCATCCCGTGATTTGGTACGCAAATGCCCGGATCCGGCACGAGCGTGAACTGGCGTGCGACGACCTCGCCGTCCTGCATTCCGGAGGCAGGCAGCGGCGATACGGGCGGAGCATGTTGCGGGTGATTGAGGAGACCCAGGTCACGGCGCCGGCGCTGTGGGTTTCCGGCGCCGGCATAACGGAGCGACGCAATTCGCTCTCCGGGAGGATCCTACGAATGACCGAGAAAACGTATCGGGCCCATAAGCCTCTTGGCCGTCTGTCACTTGCCGCGTTGGCGGTTGTGGCCCTGCTTGGAATCGCCATCGCGGGCGAGAACGCCGTGCAGGCGTCTGCGCCGCTCGAAAAGGCCAAGGCCGAGATGATGGGGCGTGTGGAAGACTTCTTCCTACACAACTTTCGCGACGTGACGAGCCGCAAATCGCTCGAATGGGGCGATGTGACGGCCGACGACAAGGGTAACTCGTCTATCCGGTACAAGTATCAGGCGAGTATCTGGGACAAGCAGACGAAGATCATGAACCAGGTGTTCACGTTTGACGCGAAGGGTGAGTTCGTGGCCGTGAAGGACGAGAAGGGGTTTCCGCAGGACGTTGTGAAGCAGGCGGCTGATACCAGTACAAAAGACGGCCTGCAGGCCCTCGTGGAAGACTTCTTCAGCAAGAACTTCCGAGACATCACGGCGCGAAAGTCCATTGAATGGGGCGAACCCACGAAGGGAGACGCCGGCAACGTTTCCATTCGCTACAAGTACGAGGCCACGATTTGGGATAAGGACAAGATCGTCCAGGACAAGGTCTTTACCTTCAACGCCAACGGGGAATTTGTCTCGGTTGAGGACGCGCAACCGGCAAAGTAA
- a CDS encoding BlaI/MecI/CopY family transcriptional regulator, with translation MAKELDDLTKAEWVVMKCCWRRGKCTAREVYDEVGPKKDWQYQTVKTMLDRLVQKGYLKLDKVGPICVFAPAVPQSKVAVRALDSFVSNVLDGTLAPLFAHLAKGPKLSDEEVATLKKLLEQHEEDI, from the coding sequence GTGGCGAAGGAACTCGATGATCTTACGAAGGCCGAGTGGGTCGTCATGAAGTGTTGCTGGCGCAGAGGGAAGTGCACGGCGCGCGAGGTGTACGACGAGGTCGGCCCGAAGAAAGATTGGCAGTATCAGACGGTCAAGACGATGCTGGACCGCTTGGTTCAGAAGGGCTACCTCAAGCTCGACAAGGTCGGACCCATCTGCGTGTTTGCGCCCGCCGTCCCACAATCGAAGGTGGCGGTCCGCGCATTGGACTCATTCGTATCCAATGTACTCGACGGAACCTTGGCGCCCTTGTTCGCGCATTTAGCTAAAGGCCCAAAGCTGAGCGACGAAGAAGTGGCGACGCTGAAGAAACTGTTGGAGCAACACGAAGAGGACATTTAG
- a CDS encoding S1 family peptidase: MQLESARDLKVELSQEILADLAEVVHARPLFGISARAWSVRPSPPSTLVLGVAMRGEEDFALAVRVQHRAMEASPEVKRIEKKAKGEVDVRYIGSVRKRTLPWHQQRQRPLSIGCSVGHFGITAGTLGAFVIPRGGGAVALLSNNHVLANENEAHRGDAILQPAKLDGGKKRTDTVALLDKFEKLKFKGSNYVDCATAMVRSGIEANLAKLTGLGKLKGVGNVFVDEGLRVAKIGHTTGLTRGRVTAIELDNVVVGYDNGDARFDNQIEIEGAGNEAFSDGGDSGSLIVGSDLRAVALLFAGSDQGGSNGKGLTYANPIHEVLDALKVDLAL; this comes from the coding sequence ATGCAACTCGAATCGGCAAGAGACCTGAAGGTGGAACTATCGCAAGAGATCCTCGCAGATCTGGCTGAGGTTGTGCACGCCCGGCCACTCTTTGGTATCTCTGCGCGGGCATGGAGTGTAAGGCCAAGTCCACCCAGCACACTGGTTCTGGGTGTGGCAATGCGCGGCGAAGAGGACTTTGCGTTGGCCGTGCGAGTTCAGCACCGTGCCATGGAAGCCAGTCCCGAAGTCAAGCGAATTGAGAAGAAAGCAAAAGGCGAGGTCGATGTTCGCTATATCGGTTCTGTTCGCAAAAGGACGTTGCCCTGGCATCAACAGCGGCAGCGTCCTCTGAGTATTGGGTGCAGCGTGGGACACTTTGGAATTACTGCAGGTACACTGGGCGCATTCGTCATTCCGCGAGGTGGCGGGGCGGTTGCTCTCCTCTCGAATAATCACGTGCTCGCCAACGAAAACGAAGCTCATAGAGGCGACGCCATTCTGCAACCGGCAAAATTGGATGGCGGCAAGAAAAGGACGGATACAGTTGCCTTGCTCGACAAATTCGAGAAGTTGAAATTCAAAGGCAGCAACTATGTGGATTGCGCCACCGCCATGGTTAGGAGTGGAATTGAAGCGAACCTTGCGAAGCTTACCGGTCTCGGTAAGCTGAAAGGCGTTGGCAATGTCTTTGTGGATGAAGGCCTACGGGTAGCAAAGATTGGTCACACAACCGGTCTGACACGGGGACGCGTGACGGCAATCGAACTGGACAATGTCGTCGTGGGGTATGACAACGGCGATGCCCGCTTCGATAACCAAATCGAGATCGAGGGCGCGGGAAACGAAGCATTTAGCGACGGGGGCGACAGTGGTTCGCTGATAGTGGGAAGCGACCTGCGGGCTGTGGCTCTGTTGTTTGCGGGCAGCGACCAAGGTGGCTCCAACGGCAAAGGCCTGACTTATGCAAATCCGATCCACGAGGTTTTGGATGCGCTGAAAGTGGATTTGGCGCTATAA
- a CDS encoding FAD-dependent oxidoreductase — protein MSNVTTQSLTCDVFVAGGGPAGIACALAAARNGARTILCQDRPVLGGNASSEVRMHIVGADCSGGRGVELATEAREGGIVEEIRLENAVRNPQRSASMMDLILYEKCRAESNLTLLLNTTVAGARTENGRIVEVQAERLSTETRFTIAAQVFVDCTGDGRLGAEAGAPFREGREAHDAFNESLAQPAPDQFRLGSTLLFQARKHDKPMPFVAPAFARKFTEEDLALRPHATAVDDYGHEYGYWWVEWGGTLDTIKDNEAIRDELLAIQMGVWDHIKNGGDHGAANWALEWVGFVPGKRESRRFVGLRTLTENDVMQSHAFDDAIAYGGWPIDTHPPQGIDAKDVPPCDQHPVPNLYDIPLRCCVSRDIENLMFAGRNMSATHIAFASTRVMATCFVVGQGVGTAAAHASETKQTPHRLLDEPKAIRAIQQRLLRDDCYLIGRINEDESDLARRARVTASSEQPDGPAINALSGQTRSVHGKGGAPTNRARSGSHRWMSDPAAGIPAWLMLEWEKPVSVREIRLVFDTGLHRVLTLSHADAYTARMLWGQPQPETVCDYTIEARAGGQWRALDDVRGNYQRLRVHRLTEPQSIDALRITVHRTNGLDHARIMEVRVRES, from the coding sequence ATGAGCAACGTGACGACGCAATCGTTAACCTGTGACGTCTTCGTCGCTGGCGGCGGACCCGCCGGGATCGCCTGCGCGCTTGCCGCCGCGCGCAACGGAGCGCGCACCATCTTGTGCCAGGACCGGCCCGTTCTCGGAGGCAACGCATCGAGCGAAGTCCGTATGCACATCGTCGGCGCGGATTGCAGCGGAGGCCGCGGCGTCGAACTCGCCACGGAAGCGCGCGAGGGCGGGATCGTCGAAGAAATCCGCCTCGAAAACGCCGTGCGCAATCCGCAGCGTAGCGCGTCGATGATGGACCTGATCCTCTACGAAAAGTGCCGCGCCGAATCGAACCTTACCCTGCTGCTCAATACGACGGTTGCCGGCGCGCGCACGGAAAACGGGCGCATTGTTGAGGTGCAGGCCGAGCGCCTTTCCACCGAGACGCGGTTCACCATCGCCGCGCAGGTCTTCGTTGATTGCACCGGCGACGGACGCCTCGGCGCGGAGGCGGGTGCGCCGTTTCGCGAAGGACGAGAGGCGCACGATGCGTTCAACGAATCGTTGGCGCAACCGGCGCCCGACCAATTCCGGCTGGGTTCCACGCTGTTGTTCCAGGCGCGCAAACACGACAAGCCCATGCCGTTTGTTGCGCCCGCGTTTGCGCGGAAGTTCACCGAGGAAGACCTCGCGCTGCGTCCGCACGCGACGGCTGTCGACGATTACGGCCATGAATACGGCTACTGGTGGGTGGAATGGGGCGGCACGCTCGACACCATCAAGGACAACGAAGCGATTCGCGACGAGTTGCTCGCGATTCAGATGGGCGTGTGGGACCACATCAAGAACGGCGGTGATCACGGCGCGGCAAACTGGGCGCTCGAATGGGTGGGCTTTGTGCCGGGCAAACGCGAGAGCCGCCGATTCGTCGGCCTGCGCACCCTGACCGAAAACGACGTGATGCAGTCGCATGCGTTTGACGACGCGATTGCATACGGCGGTTGGCCCATCGACACGCATCCGCCACAAGGCATTGACGCGAAAGACGTGCCTCCGTGTGACCAGCATCCAGTGCCCAATCTCTATGACATCCCGCTGCGCTGCTGCGTCAGCCGCGACATCGAGAACCTGATGTTCGCGGGACGCAACATGTCAGCCACGCATATCGCCTTTGCCTCCACGCGCGTCATGGCAACGTGCTTTGTCGTCGGGCAGGGAGTGGGCACGGCTGCCGCGCATGCGAGTGAGACGAAGCAGACCCCGCACCGATTGTTGGATGAACCCAAGGCCATCCGTGCGATACAACAAAGGCTGCTGCGCGACGACTGCTACCTGATTGGACGTATCAACGAAGACGAGTCCGACCTCGCTCGCCGCGCGCGGGTGACCGCGTCGAGCGAACAACCCGATGGACCGGCTATCAACGCTCTTAGCGGGCAGACGCGCTCCGTGCATGGCAAGGGCGGCGCGCCCACGAATCGCGCCCGGTCGGGTTCCCATCGCTGGATGAGCGATCCCGCCGCGGGAATTCCCGCGTGGCTCATGCTGGAGTGGGAGAAGCCAGTGTCCGTGCGCGAAATCCGTTTAGTTTTCGACACCGGACTCCATCGCGTGCTTACATTGAGCCACGCCGACGCCTATACCGCCCGCATGCTGTGGGGGCAACCTCAACCCGAGACCGTCTGCGACTACACGATCGAAGCCCGTGCCGGCGGGCAATGGCGCGCGCTCGATGACGTACGCGGCAACTACCAACGCCTCCGCGTCCACCGACTGACTGAACCCCAATCCATCGATGCACTCCGCATCACCGTCCACCGCACCAACGGTCTCGACCACGCGCGGATCATGGAAGTGCGCGTCCGCGAGTCGTAA
- a CDS encoding dihydrodipicolinate synthase family protein, translated as MTTSFNTPRVIAAMLTPCSQPGQPDLDELGRFAQALVEKGCDGLFICSSTGELPLLGRADRRAMISTVKQAVGNRAAVYAGISAMGVADVIACAREAAESGADVGVAMVPFFCKLAPREVEAYFTEIADASPIPVALYHHVRMPSEIDLETVASLRKHPNIVAIKDTARDVTRIGTLAKAGADGWDVYQGSESIILDSLECGATGCVSALANVAPDWHRELVESWLRGDCAAAEAAQKKINALGEMFSFEAVGRSFDNFAHSIRRAATRRGFLSAKHGMITGGEACPEFERQLDKHFERIGLA; from the coding sequence ATGACAACTTCATTTAACACGCCTCGCGTCATAGCCGCCATGCTGACGCCGTGCTCGCAACCAGGGCAGCCGGACCTTGACGAATTGGGGCGTTTTGCGCAGGCGCTTGTCGAGAAGGGTTGTGACGGGCTTTTCATCTGCAGTTCGACCGGTGAGTTGCCGTTGTTGGGACGAGCGGATCGCCGCGCGATGATATCGACGGTGAAGCAGGCGGTGGGCAATCGCGCGGCGGTGTACGCGGGCATCAGCGCGATGGGTGTCGCCGACGTGATAGCCTGCGCGCGCGAGGCCGCCGAATCGGGCGCGGACGTGGGTGTGGCGATGGTTCCGTTCTTCTGCAAACTCGCGCCGCGCGAGGTGGAAGCCTACTTCACGGAAATCGCCGACGCGTCGCCGATCCCCGTGGCGCTGTATCACCATGTGCGGATGCCCAGCGAGATCGACTTGGAGACCGTCGCAAGTCTAAGGAAACACCCCAACATCGTCGCTATCAAAGACACTGCGCGCGACGTGACACGAATCGGCACACTCGCGAAAGCAGGCGCTGACGGGTGGGACGTGTACCAGGGATCGGAGAGCATCATTCTCGATAGCCTCGAATGCGGCGCGACGGGCTGCGTAAGCGCTCTGGCCAACGTCGCCCCCGACTGGCATCGCGAGTTGGTCGAGTCTTGGTTGCGAGGCGACTGCGCCGCGGCAGAAGCCGCGCAGAAGAAGATCAACGCTCTGGGTGAGATGTTCTCGTTTGAAGCCGTAGGCCGCAGCTTCGACAACTTTGCACACTCGATCCGGCGTGCCGCCACTCGCAGAGGCTTCCTTAGCGCCAAACACGGTATGATTACGGGTGGAGAGGCTTGCCCCGAGTTTGAGCGGCAATTGGATAAGCACTTCGAGCGGATTGGACTTGCATAA
- a CDS encoding sodium/solute symporter (Members of the Solute:Sodium Symporter (SSS), TC 2.A.21 as described in tcdb.org, catalyze solute:Na+ symport. Known solutes for members of the family include sugars, amino acids, nucleosides, inositols, vitamins, urea or anions, depending on the system.) — MPQMTLSTSDWLIIAAYLSIVVFIALRARRGHSTSADYFLAGRRMHWIVVAVSLYAALFSTISFVAVPGEAFKNGILLSLNSLGYALFTPLAVYLFLRFFYRADSFTCYEYLERRFNGATRTLGSLLFLCMRALTAATALYAAAVIFESLIGWDKTFSVVAVGIFSVLFTMIGGMRAVMLTDCMQTAVILTGLGAVFFKASYLIGFDFSAVWRYAHAQGRTFELVTKPEFYSLDLHVRYTLWIWLLTALTGPCVGYGTDQLVVQNLLASKSYDAAKRAIWLKTIAVLPIMGTFYAVGLLLFYYYHTRETLPEGIKPDQVMGHFIIRHLPSPLPGLIVAALLAALMSTIDATINSLSTVTCMDLLKRVGWLPEDESKRIRFGKGLTLAWGFVMVAFAATLARVSEGVESTVMELTLMWSTLWGVLLVVMLAGVLTRWATARAATAALLVGMALNLTLPWILYYGTPPEERISFLWIGIPGMLAAGAIVLVGSLIDPRKPNTLEGLTLVNQKAPPAHPT; from the coding sequence ATGCCTCAGATGACCCTATCGACAAGCGACTGGCTCATCATCGCCGCCTACTTGTCGATTGTCGTTTTCATCGCCTTGCGCGCTCGCCGCGGCCACAGCACTTCCGCCGACTACTTTCTCGCCGGACGCCGCATGCATTGGATCGTCGTTGCCGTCAGCCTTTACGCCGCGTTGTTCAGCACCATCAGCTTCGTCGCGGTTCCCGGCGAGGCCTTCAAGAACGGCATCCTGCTCAGCCTCAACTCGCTCGGCTACGCGCTGTTCACGCCGCTCGCCGTCTACCTCTTTCTCCGCTTCTTCTACCGAGCCGACAGCTTCACCTGCTACGAATACCTCGAACGCCGCTTCAACGGCGCAACGCGCACACTCGGCAGCCTCCTCTTCCTCTGTATGCGCGCCCTGACCGCCGCTACGGCTCTCTACGCCGCCGCCGTCATCTTCGAATCGCTAATCGGTTGGGACAAGACGTTCAGCGTGGTTGCCGTCGGCATCTTCTCGGTGCTTTTCACCATGATTGGCGGCATGCGCGCCGTCATGCTCACCGACTGCATGCAGACCGCCGTCATCCTCACCGGACTCGGGGCGGTCTTCTTCAAGGCGAGTTACCTGATCGGCTTCGACTTTTCCGCGGTGTGGCGCTATGCCCATGCGCAAGGCCGCACCTTCGAACTTGTAACCAAACCCGAGTTCTACAGCCTCGATCTCCACGTCCGCTACACGCTATGGATTTGGCTGCTGACCGCGCTCACCGGTCCCTGTGTGGGATACGGCACCGATCAACTCGTCGTGCAGAACCTGCTCGCGAGCAAGTCCTACGATGCCGCCAAACGCGCCATCTGGCTGAAGACCATCGCGGTGCTGCCGATCATGGGCACGTTCTATGCCGTCGGATTGCTCTTGTTCTACTACTACCACACGAGGGAAACCTTGCCGGAAGGCATCAAACCCGATCAGGTCATGGGGCACTTCATCATCCGGCACTTGCCCTCGCCACTGCCGGGGCTTATCGTCGCCGCGCTCCTCGCCGCGCTCATGTCCACCATCGACGCCACGATCAACTCGCTTTCGACCGTCACGTGCATGGACCTGCTCAAACGCGTCGGCTGGCTGCCCGAAGACGAATCGAAACGCATCCGGTTTGGGAAAGGCCTCACCCTGGCCTGGGGGTTCGTCATGGTCGCGTTCGCCGCCACGCTCGCCCGCGTCAGCGAAGGCGTCGAAAGCACCGTCATGGAACTCACCCTCATGTGGAGCACCCTCTGGGGCGTGCTGCTCGTCGTCATGCTCGCCGGCGTCCTCACCCGCTGGGCCACCGCCCGCGCCGCCACCGCCGCCCTGCTCGTCGGTATGGCCCTCAACCTCACCCTCCCCTGGATTCTCTACTACGGTACCCCGCCCGAGGAACGCATCAGCTTCCTGTGGATCGGCATCCCCGGCATGCTCGCGGCAGGGGCGATAGTCTTGGTCGGAAGCCTGATCGATCCGCGCAAGCCCAACACACTCGAAGGGCTCACTCTGGTAAACCAGAAAGCTCCGCCCGCTCATCCAACGTAA
- a CDS encoding DUF2961 domain-containing protein produces the protein MHLGNLSLLSKAKTRSISPENFAGEKGKGGMAAEGEGAQCARDLGQGWKISPCVFIQPGQVFELADIGGPGAIQQIWMTPTGNWRYSILRIYWDDEETPSVEVPIGDFFGMGWGKYAPLNSLPVCVNPGSAFNCYWEMPFRKRCRMTFQNIDEEKMVLYYQINYTLTEVPADAAYFHAQFRRTNPLPYKSVYTILDGVKGHGQYVGTYMAWQVNNTGWWGEGEIKFYMDGDKDWPTICGTGTEDYFCGSYNFDREGKYTEFSTPYAGLHQVIRPDGTYQSQQRFGLYRWHIMDPVRFEQDLRVTIQALGWRSGRRYLPNQDDIASVAYWYQAEPHAPFPALPDKDYLEVI, from the coding sequence ATGCATCTGGGAAATCTGTCGCTGTTGTCGAAGGCAAAGACACGGTCGATCTCGCCGGAAAATTTCGCGGGCGAGAAAGGCAAGGGCGGCATGGCGGCGGAGGGCGAAGGGGCGCAGTGCGCGCGCGACCTCGGCCAAGGCTGGAAGATATCCCCGTGTGTATTCATCCAACCCGGCCAGGTCTTCGAACTCGCCGACATCGGCGGCCCCGGCGCGATCCAGCAGATTTGGATGACCCCGACCGGCAACTGGCGGTATTCCATCCTGCGCATCTACTGGGACGACGAAGAAACCCCGAGTGTGGAAGTGCCCATCGGCGATTTCTTTGGCATGGGTTGGGGCAAGTACGCCCCCCTGAACTCGCTTCCCGTATGCGTCAACCCCGGCAGCGCCTTCAACTGCTATTGGGAGATGCCGTTTCGCAAGCGGTGCCGCATGACGTTTCAGAACATCGACGAAGAGAAGATGGTCCTCTACTACCAAATCAACTACACGCTCACCGAGGTGCCTGCGGATGCGGCGTATTTCCACGCGCAGTTCCGCCGGACCAATCCGCTGCCGTACAAGTCGGTCTACACGATCCTCGACGGCGTGAAGGGGCATGGCCAGTATGTCGGCACGTACATGGCGTGGCAGGTGAACAACACCGGCTGGTGGGGCGAAGGCGAGATCAAGTTTTACATGGACGGCGACAAAGATTGGCCGACCATCTGCGGCACCGGCACGGAGGACTATTTCTGCGGATCGTATAACTTCGACCGCGAAGGCAAATACACCGAGTTCTCAACGCCCTACGCCGGGCTGCACCAGGTCATCCGGCCCGACGGCACCTACCAGTCGCAGCAACGCTTCGGCCTCTATCGCTGGCACATCATGGACCCGGTCCGCTTCGAGCAAGACCTGCGCGTGACGATCCAGGCACTCGGCTGGCGCAGCGGCCGCCGCTACCTTCCCAACCAAGACGACATCGCCAGCGTCGCTTACTGGTACCAGGCCGAACCGCACGCGCCGTTCCCCGCGCTGCCGGACAAGGACTACCTGGAAGTGATCTGA